The following are from one region of the Prevotella communis genome:
- a CDS encoding glycosyltransferase family 2 protein, with protein MYTVSIIIPVYNVSAYIQRCLESVVAQATDAARIECLLVDDCSTDDSIAVAEAFFSTYDGSVSFRILHHEVNQGQSVARNTGVAAAQGDYLLFLDADDHLVPGSLMLMLEALRTHPEADVVDGAFYHCEDRKSYPPCKEMRFLTNRNEILKNFYKGRLSLCAWNKLIRRDFFIYHVLYFVKGIVFEDIQWSNRLFHCIDSILVLPDVTYIYEYNPCSTMNTTHINATKSIRSFVRVFADLINTSERDVYVDHKIFIFHYILNAMDILHKGNVNPQVRDDLMLIKRRLYGQVVKDGRLILSLYFLLMFQPFYSLLRWSMFRHHVHELERSVALLANRFQCFHKF; from the coding sequence ATGTACACTGTTTCAATCATCATTCCTGTCTATAATGTGTCGGCATATATTCAACGGTGTCTTGAGTCGGTTGTAGCTCAAGCTACTGATGCTGCAAGGATAGAGTGCCTGTTGGTTGATGATTGTTCGACCGATGACAGTATAGCAGTGGCTGAGGCTTTTTTTTCTACATATGATGGTTCTGTCAGTTTCCGGATTCTTCATCACGAGGTGAATCAAGGTCAGTCGGTAGCTAGGAACACTGGTGTAGCTGCAGCTCAAGGTGACTATCTATTGTTTCTTGATGCTGATGACCATCTTGTGCCAGGCAGTCTGATGTTGATGCTCGAAGCTCTTAGGACGCATCCTGAGGCAGATGTGGTGGACGGAGCTTTCTATCATTGTGAGGATCGAAAGTCCTATCCTCCATGTAAAGAGATGAGGTTCCTGACCAATCGTAATGAGATTCTCAAGAATTTCTATAAAGGGCGTCTGAGCCTATGTGCATGGAATAAATTGATACGTCGTGATTTCTTTATATATCATGTTTTATATTTTGTCAAGGGTATAGTATTCGAGGATATTCAGTGGTCTAATCGCCTGTTCCACTGCATAGACTCTATTTTGGTTTTGCCTGATGTGACCTATATCTATGAGTATAACCCTTGCTCGACTATGAATACGACCCATATCAATGCCACGAAATCAATTCGTAGTTTTGTACGTGTTTTTGCCGATCTGATTAATACTTCAGAACGTGATGTCTATGTGGATCACAAGATATTTATCTTCCATTATATTCTGAATGCAATGGATATTCTGCACAAGGGTAATGTAAATCCTCAGGTAAGGGATGATTTGATGTTGATAAAGCGTCGTTTGTATGGACAGGTAGTCAAAGATGGTCGACTGATACTGTCTTTATATTTTCTCTTGATGTTTCAACCATTTTATTCTTTGCTGCGCTGGTCGATGTTTCGTCATCATGTTCACGAGTTGGAACGTAGCGTGGCTCTCTTGGCTAATCGTTTCCAGTGTTTTCATAAATTCTGA
- a CDS encoding glycosyltransferase family 4 protein, with product MKSLNGVERVLSQRLNLLADSGLYDVYLITCNQYGAPLSFPISEKVHHIDLSTRFLLRCSYHGLFQYFDRFVSKRKYIKAICRCLESISPDVITCVDQHVADLEAVLKVKVDAVKVVECHSGRAAYFSNLKKMNHTYRFYLGSRLKSKLVRAIERFDKVVVMTEAEKYDWHMDERVVCIPNMLAYYPDDDAICVHESRCQVISIGRYAYQKGYDMLIEAWKLVQRRHPQWKLHTYGSCDDGAGGYEQLKDTIEKCHIPNVFLHTATTDVFGQYMQSDLYVMSSRFESFGLVLIEAMSCGLPVVSFDCKYGPSSIVDDGYTGLLVPVNQVAQLAEAICSLIENDDRRREMAINARRESAKYHPDYIMPRWHAFYESLGKGRPIGS from the coding sequence ATGAAGTCGCTTAATGGCGTGGAGCGTGTACTGTCACAGAGGCTAAATCTATTGGCAGACAGTGGACTTTATGACGTGTATCTGATTACTTGTAATCAGTATGGTGCTCCTTTGTCTTTCCCCATTTCTGAAAAAGTCCATCATATTGATTTATCCACCCGTTTCTTGCTGCGTTGTTCCTATCACGGTCTCTTCCAGTATTTTGATCGATTTGTAAGTAAGAGGAAATATATTAAAGCAATCTGTCGTTGTTTGGAGTCTATTAGTCCTGATGTTATTACCTGTGTAGATCAGCATGTAGCTGATTTGGAGGCTGTTCTGAAGGTTAAGGTCGACGCAGTGAAAGTGGTAGAGTGTCATAGTGGGCGTGCTGCGTATTTCTCAAATCTGAAAAAGATGAATCACACCTATCGGTTTTATCTTGGTAGTCGGTTAAAGAGTAAGTTGGTGCGTGCCATTGAAAGATTTGATAAGGTTGTGGTGATGACTGAGGCCGAAAAGTATGATTGGCATATGGATGAGCGGGTTGTGTGTATTCCAAATATGCTGGCCTACTATCCTGATGATGATGCTATTTGTGTCCATGAAAGTCGCTGTCAGGTTATTAGTATAGGTCGTTATGCCTATCAGAAAGGGTATGACATGTTGATTGAAGCTTGGAAATTGGTTCAGCGACGTCATCCACAGTGGAAGCTGCACACATACGGTAGTTGTGACGATGGAGCCGGTGGTTATGAACAACTTAAGGATACAATAGAAAAATGTCATATTCCGAATGTCTTTCTTCATACTGCCACTACCGATGTCTTTGGCCAGTATATGCAAAGCGACCTCTATGTCATGTCATCACGTTTTGAGTCGTTTGGCTTGGTGCTGATTGAAGCCATGTCATGTGGCTTGCCTGTGGTCTCGTTTGACTGCAAGTATGGTCCAAGTTCTATTGTAGACGATGGTTATACAGGCCTGTTGGTTCCTGTAAACCAAGTTGCTCAATTGGCTGAAGCTATTTGCTCTCTAATAGAGAATGATGATAGACGCCGTGAGATGGCTATTAATGCCCGCCGTGAGTCTGCGAAATACCATCCCGATTACATTATGCCTCGTTGGCATGCCTTTTACGAATCTCTTGGAAAAGGACGTCCCATTGGTTCATGA
- a CDS encoding glycosyltransferase family 4 protein, whose product MKRVIDAVYQEHKNNDDSTRLAYCIPSLDHSGGMERVLTAKANYLADELDYEVNIIITDDKGQKPYFQLSPKVNVIQLDINIDSLWQYPIWKRLYLYHQKMDEFKLRLSMCLQRLQPDITISLLRREINFLCDIKDGSAKVGEIHFGRYKYREANFIFLPDFINRFITRRWMAQLDKKVSQLDRFVVLTHEDAALWHKQDNLQVIPNPITIMNGPSANYDQKQVIAVGRYTYQKGFDLLIRAWKKVFAMHPDWQLNIYGGGNREQYQAQAEALGLQDAVMCHGPVSNIREKYAESAIFVLSSRFEGLPLVLMEAMATGLPPVAFACQCGPKDIINNGIDGILCKAEDIDELANGINSLIDNEDTRRSMGKKAAINIQRFSMDHIMNQWDVLFQEIRKRHANEA is encoded by the coding sequence ATGAAACGGGTCATCGACGCAGTCTATCAAGAGCATAAAAACAATGACGACTCTACCCGACTAGCTTACTGTATCCCATCGCTGGACCACTCAGGAGGCATGGAACGCGTACTCACGGCTAAGGCCAACTATCTGGCAGACGAACTGGATTACGAAGTCAATATCATCATAACCGATGATAAGGGTCAAAAACCATATTTCCAGCTATCTCCGAAGGTCAACGTCATTCAACTGGACATCAACATCGACAGTCTGTGGCAGTATCCTATTTGGAAAAGACTGTACCTTTATCATCAAAAGATGGACGAATTTAAGCTAAGGCTGTCCATGTGTCTGCAACGCTTGCAGCCCGACATCACTATCTCGTTGCTACGAAGAGAAATCAATTTCCTGTGTGATATCAAGGACGGTAGCGCCAAGGTAGGAGAGATTCATTTTGGAAGATACAAATACCGTGAGGCAAATTTTATTTTCCTGCCAGACTTTATCAATAGGTTTATTACCCGTAGATGGATGGCTCAGTTAGACAAAAAGGTGAGTCAACTAGACCGCTTTGTCGTATTGACACACGAGGATGCTGCTCTGTGGCATAAACAGGACAACCTACAGGTCATACCCAACCCCATCACCATCATGAATGGCCCATCAGCAAACTATGACCAGAAGCAAGTTATTGCTGTGGGACGATATACATATCAAAAAGGGTTTGACCTACTCATCAGAGCATGGAAAAAGGTATTTGCAATGCATCCCGACTGGCAACTGAACATCTATGGCGGTGGTAATCGCGAGCAGTATCAAGCGCAAGCCGAGGCATTGGGACTGCAAGATGCAGTGATGTGTCATGGTCCCGTCAGCAATATCCGTGAAAAATATGCCGAAAGCGCCATCTTTGTGCTCAGCTCGCGCTTCGAGGGTCTGCCTTTGGTCTTGATGGAAGCTATGGCTACGGGACTGCCACCAGTAGCTTTTGCGTGTCAGTGCGGACCCAAGGACATCATTAACAACGGCATTGACGGTATCTTGTGTAAAGCAGAGGACATCGATGAATTGGCAAATGGAATCAACTCTCTCATTGACAACGAAGATACAAGAAGATCAATGGGAAAGAAGGCTGCCATAAATATCCAACGCTTTTCGATGGATCATATCATGAACCAATGGGACGTCCTTTTCCAAGAGATTCGTAAAAGGCATGCCAACGAGGCATAA
- a CDS encoding DUF4842 domain-containing protein, with translation MKKSITLAMLSAFILTGCIKKDYMDYPPQPNESEEAIANFEQRYGVKIDSNQDWNSTVSSEVKITANANLNDIVKVQILTESPFLNNEAKVLNEAQVQKGATVKLTYSIPNIYKQLIAACIDSKGVYFIQVFNVGQESVSFPQANASSRRAAKSEAPTFDKIKLGAPQKSLNTQRAESDDAKYDAWNNSNWSDQMWAPVDQDFDNGWRMDICVENGIKINNRGVIFRDGIADFAEGELENVKAILNVFLQKYASADKKIKKNNLPAIRNSAYFKTDNNYFETDGNPVTLIPIQAFTDDFKQNHIYYYYFRPEDIPSGMSEVDYIKQLPKYKAIQVERIQTTVEKNDSAIYHRREFLLPFYEEAPFKGEVKASATFPAGYKIGFLNQKCQNGTDISNNKYGCTYGDGRLNEEVNHFGDFKKAMDKSLGGETEEGMTYTDPRIATFTANGKTYMCFEEGVDCNFTDMVIEVGGGLIQIDEKPQPEAEAYTMCFEDRPQTADYDMNDVVLRTTRLGEDKIQLSIIACGAYDAIVLGGIQGSEEKGFNGKEVHELFGYRYDQKVFINTEKNAAYIEPVTEIVTVEKNLSMDDFLKSIYIENRTTGKTIKVPEKGEAPNAIIVPTSFRYPLERKSITDAYPDFLTWAVNMNVNKDWYLYWEEDFVYPDKFSNQ, from the coding sequence ATGAAAAAATCTATTACCTTAGCAATGCTGTCAGCATTTATTCTGACGGGTTGCATCAAGAAGGACTACATGGACTATCCTCCACAGCCCAATGAAAGCGAAGAGGCCATTGCGAACTTTGAACAGAGATATGGTGTCAAGATCGATTCTAATCAGGATTGGAACAGTACCGTTAGCAGTGAAGTAAAAATCACGGCCAATGCAAATCTTAACGACATCGTAAAGGTTCAGATTCTGACTGAGTCACCCTTCCTGAACAACGAGGCCAAGGTATTGAACGAGGCCCAAGTCCAAAAGGGAGCAACAGTCAAACTGACCTACTCTATTCCAAACATCTATAAGCAGTTGATTGCCGCATGTATTGACAGCAAGGGCGTTTACTTCATTCAGGTATTCAATGTAGGACAGGAAAGCGTTAGTTTCCCACAAGCCAATGCCTCATCACGTAGAGCCGCTAAGAGCGAGGCTCCCACTTTCGACAAAATCAAACTGGGGGCTCCCCAAAAGTCACTGAACACACAGCGTGCTGAGTCGGACGATGCTAAATACGACGCATGGAACAACTCGAACTGGAGTGACCAGATGTGGGCTCCTGTAGATCAGGATTTTGACAACGGATGGCGTATGGATATTTGTGTAGAAAATGGCATTAAAATTAACAACAGAGGTGTCATCTTCCGAGATGGTATTGCAGACTTCGCTGAGGGCGAGTTGGAAAATGTAAAGGCTATCCTCAATGTTTTTCTTCAGAAGTATGCTAGCGCAGATAAGAAAATCAAAAAGAATAATCTTCCTGCCATTCGCAACAGTGCCTATTTCAAGACTGACAACAACTATTTCGAGACCGACGGCAATCCCGTTACCTTGATTCCCATCCAGGCCTTTACGGACGACTTCAAGCAGAACCACATCTACTACTATTATTTCAGGCCGGAGGATATTCCATCAGGCATGAGCGAGGTTGACTATATCAAACAGTTGCCTAAATACAAAGCTATACAGGTGGAACGTATACAGACAACTGTCGAAAAGAATGATAGTGCAATCTATCACAGACGTGAATTCTTGTTGCCGTTCTACGAAGAGGCACCCTTCAAAGGAGAAGTCAAGGCCAGCGCCACCTTCCCTGCCGGCTATAAAATTGGTTTCCTGAACCAGAAATGTCAGAACGGCACAGATATTTCCAATAATAAATACGGATGTACATATGGTGACGGCCGTCTGAATGAAGAGGTGAATCATTTCGGGGACTTCAAAAAAGCCATGGATAAGAGTTTGGGTGGTGAAACCGAGGAAGGCATGACCTATACAGACCCGCGTATTGCTACGTTCACAGCCAACGGAAAAACCTATATGTGCTTTGAGGAAGGTGTAGACTGCAACTTTACCGATATGGTGATTGAGGTTGGTGGAGGTCTTATCCAAATCGATGAGAAGCCCCAGCCTGAAGCCGAAGCCTACACGATGTGCTTTGAAGACCGTCCTCAGACTGCTGACTACGATATGAACGACGTTGTTCTTCGTACCACACGTCTTGGCGAAGACAAGATTCAGCTCAGCATCATTGCCTGCGGTGCCTACGACGCCATTGTATTGGGTGGTATCCAAGGTAGTGAGGAGAAAGGCTTCAACGGTAAAGAAGTCCACGAGTTATTCGGATACAGATATGACCAAAAGGTATTTATCAATACCGAAAAGAATGCGGCATACATAGAGCCCGTCACCGAGATTGTTACCGTTGAAAAGAACCTGAGCATGGATGACTTCCTGAAGTCAATCTACATTGAGAACCGCACAACGGGCAAAACTATTAAGGTGCCAGAAAAGGGTGAGGCCCCCAACGCCATCATCGTTCCCACCAGCTTCCGTTATCCGCTGGAGAGGAAGAGTATAACAGATGCTTATCCCGACTTCCTGACCTGGGCTGTCAACATGAATGTGAACAAAGACTGGTATCTCTATTGGGAAGAAGACTTTGTTTATCCAGACAAGTTCAGCAATCAATAA
- a CDS encoding glycosyltransferase has protein sequence MTYPYLITIGMPVYGVEKYIRKCLLSVLDQTFEGDTEILVVDDLGPDKSMDIVKEIQTSHPKGHKIRIITQPKNMGCWAARNTILNEAKGKYLLLVDSDDYLALDAVEKMYRTAEEYQAEAVYGSVESVDEEGHSANFSQGDMKLPFKLLLEKDSLAAYANQNIHATLYNFIWNVLLRTDFIKKNHLRFHETRFADDILFETDMQPLIERAVLLPDDTYYYVLRPGSLSNFQIRNEIKLSEIEQYIKIYSYIKNQVKTLKDKSYYETRCAKVMIYMFYIMCGALKNREKIKPHLTNKTIRNAMRHPVRVREILRFKQQRAANLGFWFMGALPPFLSVAVLKLVAKKKKLM, from the coding sequence ATGACCTATCCATATCTTATCACCATTGGGATGCCTGTCTATGGCGTCGAAAAATACATTAGAAAATGTTTGCTGTCAGTACTAGATCAAACGTTTGAGGGTGATACAGAAATCCTCGTCGTTGATGATTTAGGCCCAGACAAGTCGATGGATATTGTCAAGGAGATTCAAACATCCCATCCCAAAGGCCATAAGATACGAATTATCACCCAGCCCAAGAACATGGGGTGCTGGGCAGCCAGAAACACTATTCTTAACGAGGCTAAAGGAAAGTATCTGCTATTGGTGGACAGCGACGACTATCTAGCACTTGATGCTGTAGAAAAAATGTACCGGACGGCCGAGGAGTATCAGGCCGAAGCGGTATACGGCTCTGTAGAATCTGTAGACGAAGAGGGACATTCGGCCAACTTCAGCCAGGGCGACATGAAGTTGCCATTCAAGCTACTATTGGAAAAAGATTCTCTTGCAGCATATGCTAATCAGAACATTCATGCCACTCTCTATAACTTTATCTGGAACGTACTTTTAAGAACAGACTTTATCAAAAAAAATCATCTTCGCTTCCATGAAACTCGCTTTGCCGATGATATTCTCTTTGAGACCGACATGCAGCCGCTGATAGAAAGAGCGGTACTGCTTCCCGATGATACATATTACTATGTGTTACGTCCAGGCTCGTTATCAAATTTCCAAATCAGGAACGAAATCAAGCTATCTGAGATTGAGCAATATATCAAAATTTATTCATATATTAAAAACCAGGTTAAAACACTCAAGGACAAATCGTACTACGAAACACGCTGCGCAAAAGTCATGATTTATATGTTTTATATCATGTGTGGGGCACTAAAGAATAGGGAAAAAATAAAACCCCACCTCACCAACAAAACGATTCGCAATGCCATGCGCCATCCCGTGAGAGTGAGAGAGATTCTCAGATTCAAGCAGCAGCGTGCCGCCAACTTAGGATTCTGGTTCATGGGGGCTTTACCACCTTTTCTGTCGGTGGCAGTTCTGAAACTTGTGGCCAAAAAGAAAAAACTGATGTAA
- a CDS encoding glycosyltransferase family 2 protein: protein MANWYDKYLTIYGKPFSEVPQPVVDVTRDCLAKLQSPEPLVSVVVIAYNESTRLPACLWSLSQLKTKYPIEILGVNNNSKDETEEVYKAFGVPYFNETRQSPGFARQCGLLHAKGKFHFFIDADTLYPSCYVDLMMRKLEKPGVSCVGTFWSYYPDEKHSTIGLFFFELIRDTFLWIQHFKRPELNIRGMTFAFRTDYAKQISIRTDIRRGEDGSLALELKKFGKIAFLYNRKARPVTGYGTLNESSLLQSLWNRIKIQGKGITRIFHKTDHYDDSEDNLVKKTQ from the coding sequence ATGGCAAATTGGTATGATAAGTACTTGACTATCTATGGGAAACCTTTCAGTGAGGTGCCTCAACCTGTCGTTGATGTGACTCGTGATTGTTTAGCAAAACTACAGAGTCCTGAACCGTTAGTCTCTGTGGTGGTTATTGCTTATAATGAATCAACACGTTTGCCTGCTTGTTTGTGGTCGCTGAGTCAATTGAAAACTAAATATCCTATAGAGATTCTTGGCGTCAACAACAATTCGAAGGATGAAACAGAGGAGGTTTACAAGGCCTTTGGTGTTCCATATTTTAATGAGACTCGGCAGAGTCCTGGTTTTGCTCGCCAGTGTGGTTTGCTTCATGCAAAGGGCAAATTCCATTTCTTTATTGATGCTGACACACTCTATCCTTCCTGTTATGTAGATTTGATGATGCGGAAGTTAGAGAAGCCAGGAGTGTCATGTGTTGGCACTTTTTGGAGCTATTATCCTGATGAGAAACATTCTACTATAGGTCTGTTTTTCTTTGAGTTGATTCGCGATACATTTTTGTGGATTCAACATTTCAAACGTCCGGAACTGAATATTCGTGGAATGACTTTTGCTTTTCGAACTGATTATGCTAAACAAATAAGCATCCGTACTGATATTCGTCGTGGCGAGGATGGATCATTGGCATTAGAACTAAAAAAGTTTGGCAAGATAGCTTTCCTTTACAACCGAAAGGCACGACCAGTTACAGGATATGGAACTCTTAACGAAAGTTCGTTGCTTCAGAGTCTTTGGAATCGTATCAAGATACAAGGTAAAGGTATTACTCGCATCTTCCACAAGACCGATCACTACGATGATTCTGAAGATAATCTGGTGAAGAAGACACAATAA